The Magnetospirillum sp. genome includes a region encoding these proteins:
- a CDS encoding ABC transporter substrate-binding protein, with translation MALAPSTFGRRAFLAGSAATFAALPRSARAQARTLNAFGHRVHQTVATTGPGGDATAAWRAQSGYDISWVTLGDVNAIQERLLREASLGETTLDLTYLLNGRAVPRNLRLFEPLDAFQREAPIEDFDDISAGLVAPMRVEGALHAIPMRHATNGLVWNEAILEERGIKAPPATFEEFVDVAKRLTYTRADGTQVVGLAFTAVFASNFLSIARAFDGDFMTGDMRVVADQPSMVKPLEALADLFKAGALPRNFAAVNNEEITTWMQQGRAAMTINPYARLVSYNDPAQSRYPGKIKGGAMPMTAALVGRTPYASTTEYWAFAIPRNSKNKRAAWDLARALSARAGTLAMVRNGNGPVRVSTYSESSFAAALPHAAAEALALKTARIHLPAFDNQARAHDVFVEECQAAVLGMKPAERAMADATRRVRAML, from the coding sequence ATGGCACTCGCTCCCTCGACCTTCGGCCGTCGCGCGTTTCTGGCAGGCAGTGCGGCGACTTTTGCGGCCTTGCCGAGGTCGGCACGCGCCCAAGCGCGCACGCTGAACGCGTTCGGCCATCGCGTCCACCAAACGGTCGCAACCACAGGCCCCGGCGGCGATGCCACCGCCGCATGGCGCGCGCAATCGGGCTACGACATTTCCTGGGTGACGTTGGGCGACGTCAACGCGATTCAGGAACGTCTGCTGCGCGAGGCGAGCCTCGGCGAAACGACGCTCGATTTGACGTACCTGCTGAACGGCCGCGCGGTGCCGCGAAATCTGCGGCTTTTCGAACCGCTCGACGCGTTTCAGCGCGAAGCGCCGATCGAGGATTTCGACGACATTTCCGCAGGCCTCGTCGCACCGATGCGCGTCGAAGGTGCACTCCACGCCATCCCCATGCGCCACGCCACCAACGGCTTGGTTTGGAACGAAGCCATCCTCGAAGAGCGCGGCATCAAAGCCCCGCCCGCGACGTTCGAGGAATTCGTCGACGTCGCCAAGCGCCTGACCTACACGCGCGCCGACGGCACGCAAGTGGTGGGCTTGGCCTTCACGGCCGTGTTTGCGTCCAACTTCCTGTCGATCGCGCGCGCCTTCGACGGCGATTTCATGACCGGCGACATGCGCGTCGTCGCCGACCAGCCGTCGATGGTCAAGCCGCTCGAGGCGTTGGCCGATCTCTTCAAGGCCGGCGCCTTGCCGCGCAATTTTGCGGCCGTGAACAACGAAGAGATCACCACCTGGATGCAGCAAGGCCGGGCTGCGATGACGATCAATCCCTATGCGCGGCTGGTCAGCTACAACGATCCGGCGCAATCGCGCTATCCCGGCAAGATCAAGGGCGGCGCCATGCCGATGACCGCTGCACTTGTCGGCCGTACGCCATACGCCTCGACGACCGAATACTGGGCCTTCGCCATCCCGCGTAACTCGAAGAACAAGCGCGCCGCTTGGGATCTTGCGCGCGCATTGTCGGCACGTGCGGGAACCCTGGCTATGGTGCGCAACGGCAACGGCCCGGTGCGCGTTTCCACCTATTCCGAGTCGAGCTTCGCCGCCGCCTTGCCGCACGCGGCGGCCGAAGCCTTGGCGCTCAAGACCGCGCGCATCCATTTGCCCGCATTCGACAACCAGGCGCGCGCCCACGACGTGTTCGTCGAAGAATGCCAAGCGGCCGTGCTCGGTATGAAGCCCGCCGAGCGCGCCATGGCGGACGCCACACGGCGCGTGCGCGCGATGCTGTGA
- a CDS encoding succinylglutamate desuccinylase/aspartoacylase family protein, whose translation MSGPAELDIPLDRPGRTFGAMRLPWSHDESAYGQIVVPVIVLNGCPGPTVLAVAGVHGDEYEGQVVLGDLARDLDPASLAGRLILVPSANLPAAVVGRRTSPIDGGNLARVFPGRGDGPPTSQIAEGLMRLLLPHADYVLDLHSGGRTLDYLPCAWSRLPSEAVQRKQTLDALAAFGASDAGVVLKPQSQGTFLAAAHNAGKIAISSELGGAGALTPKTLAIARAGISRFLGYAGLVGPKPSPASVRFLSVEPKHFVRAPGRGLFEPAATLGDTVRAGDIAGRLHDLERPDRAPEIVRFSADGILLCRRAPAPAEMGDVLAHLGRPVEHTELL comes from the coding sequence GTGAGCGGACCCGCCGAACTCGACATTCCGCTCGACCGGCCGGGGCGGACCTTCGGCGCCATGCGGCTGCCCTGGTCGCACGACGAATCGGCCTATGGGCAGATCGTCGTACCCGTGATCGTGCTGAATGGCTGCCCCGGCCCGACCGTGCTTGCGGTCGCGGGCGTGCACGGCGACGAATACGAAGGCCAAGTCGTGCTCGGCGATCTTGCGCGGGACCTCGATCCGGCATCGCTCGCCGGGCGCCTCATCCTCGTGCCTTCGGCCAATCTGCCGGCGGCGGTCGTCGGCCGGCGCACATCGCCCATCGACGGCGGCAATCTTGCGCGCGTGTTCCCCGGCCGCGGCGACGGCCCACCGACGTCGCAGATTGCCGAAGGTCTGATGCGGCTGCTGCTGCCGCATGCCGACTACGTGCTCGATCTGCATTCGGGCGGGCGCACGCTCGACTATCTGCCGTGCGCATGGTCGCGCCTGCCGAGCGAAGCCGTACAGCGCAAGCAAACACTCGATGCGCTAGCGGCGTTCGGCGCCTCCGACGCGGGCGTGGTGCTGAAGCCGCAGAGCCAGGGCACGTTCCTGGCGGCTGCGCACAATGCCGGCAAGATCGCGATTTCGTCGGAGCTTGGCGGGGCGGGCGCACTCACGCCCAAGACGCTCGCGATCGCACGCGCCGGCATTTCACGTTTCTTGGGCTATGCCGGTCTCGTGGGGCCGAAGCCGTCGCCGGCATCGGTGCGGTTCCTGTCGGTCGAACCGAAGCACTTCGTGCGCGCGCCCGGCCGCGGCCTGTTCGAGCCGGCCGCGACCTTGGGCGACACCGTGCGCGCGGGCGACATCGCCGGCCGTCTGCACGATCTCGAGCGGCCGGACCGCGCACCCGAAATCGTGCGCTTTTCGGCCGACGGCATTTTGCTGTGCCGCCGCGCACCAGCACCGGCCGAGATGGGCGACGTGCTCGCCCATCTCGGCCGGCCGGTCGAACATACCGAGCTGCTTTAG
- the recR gene encoding recombination mediator RecR encodes MNGPEIEALVRLLAKLPGLGPRSARRAALQLLKKKELLLRPLATALTQAADAIVSCRVCGNLDTRDPCSVCADDRRDRALVCVVEDVADLWAIERTMGFKGVYHVLGGTLSALDGRGPQDLNVASLVERCARGEVRELILALNATVDGQTTSHYIADRLKESPVSITRLAHGVPVGGELDYLDDGTLLAALKARRALS; translated from the coding sequence ATGAACGGTCCCGAAATCGAAGCGTTGGTGCGGCTGTTGGCGAAGCTGCCGGGGCTGGGGCCGCGCTCGGCGCGCCGCGCGGCGCTGCAGCTCCTCAAAAAGAAAGAGTTGCTGCTGCGTCCGCTGGCGACAGCGCTGACCCAAGCGGCCGACGCGATCGTTTCGTGCCGCGTGTGCGGCAATCTCGACACGCGCGATCCGTGCAGCGTGTGCGCCGACGACCGGCGCGACCGCGCCTTGGTCTGCGTCGTCGAAGATGTGGCCGATCTCTGGGCCATCGAACGCACGATGGGCTTCAAGGGCGTCTATCATGTGCTCGGCGGCACGCTGTCGGCCCTCGACGGGCGCGGGCCGCAGGATCTCAATGTCGCGAGCTTGGTCGAACGCTGTGCGCGCGGCGAGGTGCGCGAATTGATCCTCGCCCTCAACGCGACGGTCGACGGGCAAACGACGTCGCACTACATCGCCGATCGCTTGAAGGAGTCGCCGGTTTCGATCACCCGTCTGGCGCACGGCGTGCCGGTTGGCGGCGAGCTTGATTATCTCGACGACGGCACGCTGCTCGCCGCCCTCAAAGCGCGCCGGGCTTTGAGCTGA
- a CDS encoding DNA polymerase III subunit gamma/tau, translated as MADAQAAPYQVLARKYRPTRLSDLVGQEALVRTLSNAIETGRIAHAFMLTGVRGVGKTTTARIVARALNCVGVDGKGGPTIDPCGVCEHCVAIAEDKHLDVIEIDAASNNGVQNVRELIEAVRYRPVSARYKIYIVDEVHMLSTQAWNALLKTLEEPPAHAKFLFATTEIRKVPVTVLSRCQRFDLRRFDQATLARHLVHIAELEGRKIATGAAALLARAADGSARDGLSLLDRALAAVEGEVGEAQIQTLLGLADRAQIFDLFEEILKGDAPAALARAGDLYARGAEPLVVTQDLLGTAHALTRFKVAPALIDEAGLPETERVRGRAMAEALGVPVLARAWQILLKGLGEVQTAPQPLAALEMLIVRLAYAANLPSPGDLVEKLTKAGGDGGAGTRPGGGGGNGGGPRAIAGGRTATAAAIQPREAPAADAVASQPQSFAELVALVQAKREGLLYGELYGRVRLVSFAPGRLSFAYPNAPRNLTLPTQLAERLREWTGQTWLVTLETQAAGAATLAEQASQAVEDKKRAAAEHPLVAAVLSAFEGSAIEAVRGNEAAAAVPEFAAPAPVEAGDDLFGSDGEETWIVPDNMEQEYEQ; from the coding sequence ATGGCCGACGCGCAAGCCGCCCCCTATCAGGTCCTGGCACGCAAATACCGGCCCACGCGGCTCTCCGACCTTGTCGGGCAAGAGGCGCTGGTGCGTACGCTGTCCAACGCGATCGAAACGGGCCGCATCGCGCACGCGTTCATGCTGACGGGCGTACGCGGCGTGGGCAAAACCACGACCGCGCGCATCGTCGCCCGCGCCTTGAACTGCGTCGGTGTCGACGGCAAGGGTGGGCCCACGATCGACCCGTGCGGCGTGTGCGAACATTGCGTAGCGATCGCCGAAGACAAACATCTCGACGTGATCGAGATCGACGCGGCGTCGAACAATGGCGTGCAGAATGTGCGCGAGCTCATCGAAGCCGTGCGCTACCGCCCGGTTTCGGCGCGCTACAAAATCTACATCGTGGACGAAGTCCACATGCTGTCGACGCAAGCGTGGAACGCGCTTTTGAAGACGCTCGAAGAGCCGCCCGCGCACGCAAAATTCCTGTTTGCGACGACCGAAATCCGCAAAGTGCCGGTGACCGTGCTGTCGCGCTGCCAGCGCTTCGATCTGCGCCGCTTCGACCAGGCAACATTGGCACGCCATCTGGTCCATATTGCCGAACTTGAGGGACGAAAAATCGCGACCGGTGCCGCGGCCTTGCTGGCGCGTGCGGCCGACGGGTCGGCGCGCGACGGCTTGTCGCTGCTTGATCGCGCTTTGGCCGCCGTCGAAGGCGAGGTCGGCGAAGCGCAGATCCAAACGCTGCTGGGCTTGGCCGACCGCGCGCAGATTTTCGATCTGTTCGAAGAAATCCTGAAGGGCGATGCGCCGGCGGCCCTGGCGCGCGCGGGCGATCTTTACGCGCGCGGTGCCGAGCCCTTGGTCGTCACGCAGGATCTTCTGGGCACCGCCCACGCGCTGACGCGCTTCAAAGTCGCCCCTGCCTTGATCGACGAGGCGGGCCTGCCCGAGACCGAGCGCGTGCGTGGCCGGGCAATGGCCGAAGCGCTTGGCGTGCCCGTGCTCGCACGCGCGTGGCAGATTCTGCTCAAGGGTCTTGGCGAAGTGCAGACGGCCCCGCAGCCGCTTGCCGCTCTCGAGATGCTGATCGTGCGCTTGGCCTACGCCGCCAATCTGCCGAGCCCCGGCGATCTTGTCGAAAAACTCACCAAGGCCGGCGGCGATGGCGGTGCGGGTACGCGCCCCGGCGGCGGCGGCGGGAACGGCGGGGGCCCGCGCGCGATCGCGGGCGGGCGCACGGCAACCGCAGCAGCCATCCAGCCGCGCGAAGCACCGGCGGCCGATGCGGTCGCAAGCCAGCCGCAGAGTTTTGCCGAACTTGTGGCGCTGGTGCAGGCCAAGCGCGAGGGCCTGCTCTACGGCGAACTCTATGGTCGCGTGCGGCTCGTGTCGTTTGCGCCGGGGCGCTTGTCGTTCGCCTATCCCAACGCGCCGCGCAATCTCACCTTGCCCACGCAGCTTGCCGAACGTCTGCGCGAATGGACCGGCCAGACCTGGCTTGTGACGCTGGAAACGCAAGCGGCAGGTGCCGCGACCTTGGCCGAGCAGGCAAGCCAAGCCGTCGAAGACAAAAAGCGCGCGGCGGCCGAGCATCCGCTGGTGGCGGCCGTGCTTTCGGCGTTCGAGGGCTCGGCCATCGAAGCCGTGCGCGGCAACGAGGCGGCGGCCGCAGTCCCTGAATTTGCGGCCCCCGCCCCGGTCGAGGCGGGCGACGATCTGTTCGGGTCGGATGGCGAAGAGACCTGGATCGTGCCGGACAATATGGAACAGGAGTACGAGCAATGA
- a CDS encoding YbaB/EbfC family nucleoid-associated protein, with the protein MKNLGNLMKQAQQMQSKMAEMQEKLAALEVTGQSGGGMVVATLGGKGDVRRVKIDKSLVDPNDVEVLEDLLVAALNDARAKVDAVTSDQMREMTGGLNLPPGMKLPF; encoded by the coding sequence ATGAAGAATCTCGGCAATCTGATGAAGCAAGCCCAGCAGATGCAGAGCAAAATGGCCGAGATGCAGGAGAAGCTGGCGGCCCTCGAAGTGACGGGCCAGTCCGGCGGCGGCATGGTCGTGGCCACGCTCGGCGGCAAGGGCGACGTGCGCCGCGTCAAGATCGACAAGAGCCTGGTCGATCCCAACGACGTCGAAGTGCTCGAAGATCTGCTGGTCGCCGCCCTCAACGATGCGCGCGCCAAGGTCGATGCCGTGACTTCCGATCAGATGCGCGAAATGACGGGCGGGCTCAATCTTCCGCCGGGCATGAAGCTGCCCTTCTGA
- the nudC gene encoding NAD(+) diphosphatase: protein MEKPNFYAALPLDRQAERRRDAAFLADRLAHATALAVPVWRTRSLILETGPGFLALHQIAHLQLPTMYLGELEGAPYFAVDASKLEEPELAAHIAPAERFVDLRGIGATLPHAQGGLMAYARGLAWWNQRHLFCGVCGAPTRSEAAGHVRSCTNAACATDHFPRSDPATIMLIVSGDKCLLGRSARFPFAMYSTLAGFVEPGESLEDCVRRETFEESGVRVGAVRYHSSQPWPFPASIMLGFYGEALTTELTIDREELVDAMWVTRDFLRQEHDPEKFRLPRADSIARRLIEDWVAERI, encoded by the coding sequence ATGGAAAAACCCAATTTCTACGCGGCCCTCCCGCTCGACAGACAGGCCGAAAGACGCCGCGATGCGGCCTTTCTGGCCGACCGCCTGGCCCACGCGACGGCCTTGGCCGTGCCGGTTTGGCGCACGCGCAGCCTGATCCTCGAAACCGGCCCCGGCTTCCTCGCCCTGCACCAAATCGCACATCTGCAATTGCCGACGATGTATCTGGGCGAGCTCGAGGGCGCACCCTATTTCGCGGTCGACGCGAGCAAGCTCGAAGAGCCCGAACTTGCCGCGCACATCGCCCCGGCCGAGCGCTTCGTCGATCTGCGCGGGATCGGCGCTACCTTGCCGCATGCGCAAGGCGGGCTCATGGCCTATGCGCGCGGGCTGGCCTGGTGGAACCAGCGCCATCTCTTCTGCGGCGTGTGCGGTGCGCCGACGCGCAGCGAAGCGGCCGGCCATGTGCGCAGCTGCACGAATGCGGCCTGCGCCACCGACCATTTCCCGCGCAGCGACCCTGCCACGATCATGCTGATCGTATCGGGCGACAAATGCCTGCTCGGCCGCTCGGCGCGCTTTCCGTTTGCGATGTACTCGACACTCGCCGGTTTCGTCGAGCCGGGCGAAAGCCTCGAAGATTGCGTGCGCCGCGAGACGTTCGAAGAGTCGGGCGTGCGCGTGGGTGCGGTACGCTACCATTCCTCGCAGCCCTGGCCGTTCCCGGCCTCGATCATGCTCGGCTTCTACGGCGAAGCTTTGACGACCGAGCTCACGATCGACCGCGAAGAGCTCGTCGATGCGATGTGGGTCACGCGCGATTTCCTGCGCCAAGAGCATGATCCCGAAAAGTTCCGCCTGCCGCGCGCCGATTCGATCGCGCGCCGCCTGATCGAGGATTGGGTCGCCGAAAGGATTTGA
- a CDS encoding SDR family oxidoreductase: MRGRNALVTGSTRGIGRAIAVAFAQEGAAVFLHGLERDSALEVTLGAQCAGFDGTDLALPDGADRLFTAAAAAMGSVDILVLCASAEIREMWDRVTPAAEATQLAVNFSASVRLLCRAVPAMSARGWGRVLAIGSIQETLPNADCLVYVATKAAQTAMMRTLARHASADGVTFNTIKPGAIETDRNAARLADPAFRASVVARIPAGRLGQADDCAGIAVALCADGCGYVNGAEIAVAGGLAL, encoded by the coding sequence ATGCGCGGACGCAACGCTCTGGTTACGGGCTCGACGCGCGGCATCGGCCGCGCGATCGCCGTTGCGTTTGCGCAAGAAGGTGCCGCCGTGTTTTTGCACGGGCTGGAGCGCGACAGCGCGCTGGAAGTGACTTTGGGCGCGCAATGCGCGGGCTTCGACGGGACCGATCTGGCGCTGCCCGACGGTGCGGACCGTCTCTTCACGGCGGCGGCAGCGGCGATGGGCTCGGTCGATATTCTGGTGCTGTGCGCGTCGGCCGAAATCCGCGAGATGTGGGACCGCGTGACGCCGGCGGCGGAAGCAACGCAGCTTGCCGTGAATTTTTCGGCCAGCGTGCGCTTGCTGTGCCGCGCGGTTCCGGCCATGTCGGCGCGCGGCTGGGGACGCGTGCTGGCGATCGGCTCGATTCAAGAAACGCTGCCCAACGCCGATTGCCTCGTGTATGTCGCAACCAAGGCCGCGCAGACGGCGATGATGCGCACGCTGGCGCGGCACGCAAGTGCCGACGGCGTCACCTTCAACACGATCAAACCGGGGGCGATCGAAACCGACCGCAATGCCGCACGGCTTGCCGATCCGGCGTTTCGCGCAAGCGTCGTCGCGCGCATCCCGGCCGGCCGCTTGGGCCAGGCCGACGATTGCGCCGGCATCGCCGTTGCCCTGTGCGCGGACGGCTGCGGCTACGTGAACGGGGCCGAGATCGCCGTTGCGGGCGGGCTGGCGCTATGA
- a CDS encoding extracellular solute-binding protein produces MKLDGKLGRRAVLAGAALTLAAPALRAQTQARVNIFAHRVHRTVATGAQGGDITEAWARENNAAVEWVTFDTGPLQDRLLREASLADSTVDIGFILNTQATPRIATLFEPLDDLMRQAPIEELGDVFPGMLDGLKVGGRLYGLPFRHASSGMHYNETFFEERGISGPPRTIEDLAEFARRTTWSRNGQPVVGLVLPGVTYPNVIDIARAWDGEFITPDMRVVASEKPMVNAITLLRDLFVAGAFPRSFTAINTEDVNLWMQTGRAAMVVNSMGRNAIYNDPARSQFPGKIKTTTIPISREFSNKFEVAPAKVEFWGMAIPKNAKNKERAWSLMRTMLSKDSTLRAALNGNGPVRNSTYDDARVRAQLPFADDERKVLRVARVPMPAFDNAQRAADFFKEEAEAAVLGMKTPQAAMDDLTRRVRPLLQS; encoded by the coding sequence ATGAAACTCGACGGAAAACTCGGACGCCGCGCGGTTCTCGCCGGCGCGGCCCTCACGCTTGCAGCTCCCGCCTTGCGGGCCCAGACGCAAGCGCGCGTCAACATCTTCGCCCACCGCGTGCACCGCACCGTCGCCACGGGTGCGCAAGGCGGCGACATCACCGAAGCGTGGGCACGCGAAAACAACGCCGCGGTCGAATGGGTCACGTTCGACACCGGCCCGCTGCAGGACCGGCTGCTGCGCGAAGCCTCGCTCGCCGACAGCACGGTCGATATCGGCTTCATCCTGAACACGCAGGCAACGCCGCGCATCGCGACCCTGTTCGAGCCGCTCGACGATCTGATGCGCCAAGCGCCCATCGAAGAACTCGGCGACGTGTTTCCCGGCATGCTCGACGGGCTCAAGGTCGGCGGGCGCCTCTACGGCCTGCCGTTCCGGCATGCCTCGTCGGGGATGCATTACAACGAGACTTTCTTCGAGGAGCGCGGCATCTCCGGCCCGCCGCGCACCATCGAGGACCTTGCCGAATTCGCGCGCCGCACGACGTGGTCGCGCAACGGCCAGCCCGTGGTCGGCCTCGTGCTGCCGGGCGTGACCTATCCCAACGTCATCGACATCGCGCGCGCCTGGGACGGCGAGTTCATCACGCCGGACATGCGCGTGGTCGCCAGCGAAAAGCCGATGGTCAACGCGATCACGCTGCTACGCGACCTGTTCGTGGCGGGCGCTTTCCCGCGCAGCTTCACCGCCATCAACACCGAAGACGTGAATCTGTGGATGCAGACCGGGCGTGCGGCGATGGTCGTGAACTCGATGGGCCGCAACGCGATCTACAACGATCCGGCGCGTTCGCAGTTTCCGGGCAAGATCAAGACGACGACGATCCCGATTTCGCGCGAATTCTCGAACAAGTTCGAGGTCGCACCGGCCAAGGTCGAGTTCTGGGGCATGGCGATCCCCAAAAACGCCAAGAACAAAGAGCGCGCCTGGAGCCTGATGCGCACGATGTTGTCGAAGGATTCGACGCTGCGCGCGGCCTTGAACGGCAACGGGCCCGTGCGCAACTCGACCTACGACGACGCGCGCGTGCGTGCCCAACTGCCGTTCGCCGACGACGAACGCAAGGTGCTGCGCGTGGCGCGGGTCCCCATGCCCGCCTTCGACAACGCGCAGCGTGCGGCCGACTTCTTCAAGGAAGAAGCCGAAGCGGCCGTGCTCGGCATGAAGACGCCGCAGGCGGCGATGGACGATCTTACGCGGCGCGTGCGCCCGCTGCTGCAGAGCTAA
- a CDS encoding pyridoxal-phosphate dependent enzyme, which translates to MPDDFAALPRLDLARLPTPIETAPRLAASLGVAALWVKREDLSGTAFGGNKLRQLSLILGAACAEGADTVIATAGVQSNFCRALAGSAASFGLGCELLLRGSAAAKREGNLLLDHIFGAKVAFTAATDPWDPAIRVELEAMAERARAAGKRPTIVQLTGDSASLGVAGWVAGADEVLAQIDAAAIAPTHMVVACGSALTLAGLALGFKWRGRGPRLFGVSVQQPVSRLRPWIVAAAAQGAAMLGLDVALAETDFDLVEAVGPGYGQPSPEAIAAVRLAGRSQGWVLDPVYTGKALAGLIAACEAGHMPRTAAPLFLHSGGAPGLFVNAASFGEAS; encoded by the coding sequence ATGCCCGACGACTTCGCCGCTTTGCCGCGTCTGGATCTGGCGCGACTGCCGACACCGATCGAGACCGCACCGCGTTTGGCGGCATCTCTCGGCGTGGCCGCTCTGTGGGTCAAGCGCGAAGATCTGAGCGGCACGGCCTTCGGCGGCAACAAGCTGCGCCAATTGTCGCTGATCCTGGGGGCGGCCTGCGCCGAGGGCGCTGACACGGTGATCGCGACGGCGGGCGTGCAGTCGAATTTCTGCCGCGCGCTTGCAGGTTCCGCCGCAAGCTTCGGCCTCGGCTGCGAATTGCTGCTGCGCGGGTCGGCTGCGGCAAAACGCGAAGGCAATCTGCTGCTCGACCATATCTTCGGCGCCAAGGTCGCGTTCACGGCCGCAACCGATCCGTGGGATCCCGCGATCCGCGTCGAACTCGAGGCGATGGCCGAACGCGCGCGCGCCGCCGGCAAGCGACCCACGATCGTGCAACTGACCGGCGATTCGGCTTCGTTGGGGGTCGCGGGCTGGGTTGCGGGGGCGGACGAGGTGCTGGCGCAAATCGACGCAGCTGCGATCGCGCCCACGCATATGGTCGTGGCGTGCGGCTCCGCGCTGACCTTGGCGGGGCTCGCCCTTGGCTTCAAATGGCGCGGTCGCGGCCCGCGTCTGTTCGGCGTGTCGGTGCAGCAGCCTGTTTCGCGATTGCGCCCCTGGATCGTCGCGGCAGCCGCCCAGGGTGCAGCAATGCTGGGATTGGACGTGGCGCTTGCCGAAACCGACTTCGATCTGGTCGAAGCGGTCGGGCCGGGCTATGGCCAACCTTCGCCCGAAGCGATCGCCGCCGTGCGCTTGGCCGGTCGCAGCCAAGGCTGGGTGCTCGATCCGGTCTATACGGGCAAGGCGTTGGCGGGGTTGATCGCGGCATGCGAAGCCGGGCATATGCCGCGCACCGCCGCACCTTTGTTTTTGCATTCGGGCGGGGCACCGGGCCTGTTCGTCAATGCGGCATCTTTCGGAGAGGCATCGTGA
- a CDS encoding carbohydrate ABC transporter permease, with the protein MRRPWPLRILRGIAVAAVVFWSAFPIVLVTLSSLKPSREIFVFPPVWLFSPTFENYTALWRRWPDFFANLTNSFIVTIGATLVAVLASAMAAYVHSRKRTRWLAGAAFFMIFVRLIPPIVITLPLFPLVNLLRLNDTHFVLILLYATFFVSMGTMILKSFVDQIPRELDEAAMIDGAGVWAVFRRVIVPLSTQGMVAVAVFVIVFAWNEFLFAFIFTTTTAKTAPLVLSEMTGAVDGVEWGVLFAATTVQLLPILVFVVLAQKYLIAGLTAGATKG; encoded by the coding sequence ATGCGTAGGCCCTGGCCCTTGCGCATCCTGCGCGGCATTGCCGTGGCGGCCGTCGTTTTCTGGTCGGCCTTCCCGATCGTGCTGGTGACGCTGTCGTCGCTGAAACCGTCGCGCGAGATCTTCGTGTTTCCGCCGGTCTGGCTGTTTTCGCCGACCTTCGAAAACTACACGGCCCTGTGGCGGCGCTGGCCCGATTTTTTCGCCAACCTCACCAACAGTTTCATCGTCACGATCGGCGCCACGCTGGTCGCCGTGCTGGCAAGTGCCATGGCCGCCTATGTCCATTCGCGCAAACGCACGCGCTGGCTCGCCGGTGCGGCGTTTTTCATGATCTTCGTGCGCCTCATCCCGCCGATCGTGATCACGCTGCCGCTGTTCCCGCTCGTGAATCTCCTGCGCCTCAACGACACGCATTTTGTGCTGATCCTGCTCTACGCGACGTTTTTCGTGTCGATGGGCACGATGATCCTGAAATCCTTCGTCGACCAGATCCCGCGCGAATTGGACGAAGCGGCGATGATCGACGGGGCGGGCGTGTGGGCGGTTTTCCGGCGCGTGATCGTGCCCCTGTCGACGCAAGGCATGGTCGCCGTCGCAGTGTTCGTCATCGTGTTCGCGTGGAACGAGTTTCTGTTCGCGTTCATCTTCACGACCACGACCGCCAAGACAGCACCGCTCGTGCTGTCGGAGATGACCGGGGCGGTCGACGGCGTGGAATGGGGCGTTCTGTTCGCGGCAACCACCGTGCAGCTCCTGCCGATACTCGTCTTCGTCGTTCTAGCCCAGAAATACCTCATCGCCGGCCTTACTGCCGGCGCTACGAAAGGATAA
- a CDS encoding sugar ABC transporter permease, with protein MAPIHLAMVAPVQALLIGVVFLPSLYVFWLSFNESSFGKAPTYVGLKNYIEVLGDPYFWRAFGNTAIVINIVVYLELALGLAIALLFAGGVPMRKVLISIVLAPYAISEVAAVVMWRFMLDPSVGMVSQTLAAFGLPTIEWAVIPSHGLAAVCALSVWLHLPFTFLILYAARLAIPADLYEAARIDGATAWQQFRYVTLPTLVPAILVAVLFRYIFAFRMFSEVWLITGGGPARSTEVLAVYLYQEAFRYNEFGLAAATGWLMVVASVVLATPYLYVVYKRTLANDA; from the coding sequence GTGGCGCCGATCCATCTGGCGATGGTCGCCCCCGTCCAGGCCTTGCTGATCGGCGTCGTGTTCCTGCCCTCGCTCTACGTGTTCTGGCTGTCGTTCAACGAGTCGAGCTTCGGCAAAGCGCCCACCTATGTCGGGCTCAAGAACTACATCGAGGTTCTCGGCGATCCCTATTTCTGGCGCGCCTTCGGCAACACCGCGATCGTCATCAACATCGTCGTCTATCTGGAATTAGCGCTGGGCTTGGCGATCGCCTTGCTGTTTGCGGGCGGCGTGCCGATGCGCAAAGTTCTGATCTCGATCGTGCTCGCGCCCTACGCGATCTCCGAGGTCGCCGCAGTCGTGATGTGGCGTTTCATGCTCGATCCTTCGGTCGGCATGGTGAGCCAGACCCTTGCAGCCTTCGGCCTGCCCACGATCGAGTGGGCCGTGATCCCGTCCCACGGTCTGGCGGCCGTGTGCGCGCTGTCGGTTTGGCTGCATCTGCCGTTTACGTTCCTGATCCTCTACGCCGCTCGCTTGGCGATACCGGCCGATCTCTACGAAGCCGCGCGCATCGACGGGGCGACGGCCTGGCAGCAATTCCGCTACGTCACCTTGCCCACGCTCGTGCCTGCGATTCTGGTGGCGGTGCTGTTCCGCTACATCTTCGCGTTCCGCATGTTCTCGGAAGTGTGGCTCATCACCGGCGGCGGACCGGCGCGTTCGACCGAAGTGCTGGCCGTCTATCTCTATCAGGAGGCGTTCCGCTACAACGAGTTCGGCTTGGCGGCTGCGACCGGCTGGCTGATGGTCGTGGCGTCGGTCGTGCTGGCGACACCCTATCTCTACGTCGTCTACAAACGCACATTGGCCAACGATGCGTAG